From Polynucleobacter sp. JS-JIR-II-b4, a single genomic window includes:
- a CDS encoding amidohydrolase, giving the protein MITRRNFIASSTALLAGSTLFSTESFAESQLKPNFDVPVGACDCHIHVIGPQSKYPMVSDRVYTPPECGVPELRKHLTQLHLSRVVLIQPSFYGTDNTFQLLSTEEMGNSARAVIVIDEKTSDQDLTKMVVMGARGVRMNLSTSGIFDAEVARKQLISLAQRIKDFGLHIQIYASAKVIAGIADTIYTLPVPVVFDHFASIKAKGFEKQVELPVILDLAKSGQIYIKLSGIYRISEAGPDYSEVKDLAQLYVETNADRMLWASDWPHTNTIAGIPATQVTPYRIVDDVRVFNLLPDWIPNRQNLVKVLVSNPERLYRF; this is encoded by the coding sequence ATGATCACTAGAAGAAATTTCATTGCCAGTTCAACTGCACTACTCGCGGGTAGCACACTTTTCTCTACCGAATCTTTTGCGGAGTCTCAATTGAAGCCTAACTTTGATGTGCCTGTTGGTGCATGTGATTGTCATATTCATGTTATCGGTCCCCAATCTAAATACCCTATGGTTTCAGATCGAGTTTATACCCCACCTGAGTGTGGAGTACCTGAGCTCAGAAAACATCTCACGCAACTACATCTTTCCAGGGTGGTATTAATTCAGCCTAGTTTTTATGGTACAGATAACACCTTCCAGCTACTCTCTACTGAGGAGATGGGTAATTCTGCTCGTGCAGTGATTGTGATTGATGAGAAAACTTCCGATCAAGACTTGACCAAAATGGTTGTTATGGGTGCCCGCGGTGTTCGCATGAATCTCTCTACCTCCGGCATCTTTGATGCTGAAGTGGCGCGCAAACAATTAATTTCCTTGGCGCAGCGTATAAAAGATTTTGGGCTACATATTCAGATCTACGCATCAGCTAAGGTTATTGCCGGCATAGCCGATACCATCTACACTCTTCCGGTGCCTGTTGTTTTTGATCACTTCGCCTCCATCAAAGCAAAGGGCTTTGAGAAACAAGTAGAGTTACCTGTGATTTTGGATCTAGCTAAGTCAGGCCAAATTTATATCAAGTTATCTGGTATTTATCGAATTTCTGAAGCGGGCCCTGACTATTCTGAAGTGAAAGATTTGGCTCAGCTTTACGTAGAAACCAATGCTGATCGCATGCTCTGGGCAAGTGATTGGCCCCATACCAATACCATCGCCGGCATTCCAGCAACCCAAGTAACACCTTACAGAATTGTTGACGACGTGAGGGTCTTTAACTTACTACCGGATTGGATTCCAAATCGCCAAAATTTAGTGAAAGTACTAGTGAGCAATCCGGAGCGTCTATATCGCTTCTAG